Below is a window of 'Nostoc azollae' 0708 DNA.
TACAGATTAACACAAGTGAAAGAGGATGATATCGGCGTTCATCAGCGTTTATTGGCGGTTAAGAATCTCAAATCTCTTGCTGATTATTTGGTGAAGAAGAGTGTTTGGATGATAGGCGGTGACGGTTGGGCTTATGATATTGGTTACGATGGATTAGATCATGTAATTCCTAGTAGTCGCAACGTTAATATCCTCGTTCTCGACACAGGAGTTTATTCTAATACTGGCGGTCAAATCTCCAAATAGACCCCTAAAGGTGCAGTGGTAAAATTTGCCGCAGGTGGTAAAGTGGTAAACCAGCAGCCAAAAAAGACTTAGGTTTAATCACCATGACTTACTGTAAGGTTTATGTTGCTAGTGTGGCTATGGGTGCGAGAGGTGAACACACATTAAAAGCTTTCTTAGAAGCTGAAGCTTATGAAGGTCCATCCTTAATTTTTGCCTACAGCCATTATATTCCTCACGGCATCAACATGAGTACAGCCATGCAAAATCAAAAAGCGGCTGTAGACTCTCGACGCTGGTTATTGTATCGCTAAAACCCACCTTCCGCACCCTAACTGTACCCTAACTGTCACAGATAGTAGTACACAAGAACTAAAGATCCTGCAAGGAAGAAAAGGCTAATACCAAGTCTAAATGAGTGTAGATAGAACTGTAGAATAAAGAACATGGAAGATAAAGACTCATGAGGAAGCAATGGCACGCCCTTTCAATCTAGAAGTTCAAGAAAGTGCTGAGTATTTGTCAAAAAGCCTGAAAAATGCGCGGACAGCATTAGACAAAGAACGTTTACAAATGCTGTGGTGGATAAAAACAGAACAAGTAACCCAGCATCAAGAAGTGAGCCGAAGATTGGGCAGAGATGGGTCAACAATAACAGGATGGTTACAAAGGTATGGAAAAGGAGGACTATCTTCTCTTTGAGAGGTAAAAACTGCGCCTGGGGCAACTCCTTTAATACAAGGTGAAATGCTATCACAACTAATATCAAAGTTAGAATCCCCCCAAAGGTTTAGCAGTTATAGGCAAATTGTGGAATGGCTAGAGCAAGAATGGCACGTCCAAGTCAAATACAAGACAGTTTACAGTTTAGTGCCCTACAAACTAGGGGCAAAATTGAAAGTACCTCGACCCATCAGCTCATCACAAGATGAGCAAGCTATAAACCTTTTTAAGAAAACATCCCCCTTGCCTTGGTAGCTTTAGAGAAACTATTGGGTGGGGGAAAACGACTGAGTTACCTGTGCCAGGACGAAACCAGATTAGGTTTGAAGACCGAAACTGGAGGAGTGAGTGATTACGGCTCGTGGTGTTAAACCTGTAGTGAGGGTGCAGTGGCCACGAAAAGCATTTTGGCTTTATGGAGTTGTTGAACCCACCTCTGGATGGCATTTTTGTCAGGAATATCCTCATCTAAACAGTGAGAATTTTCAGAAATTCTTGGATGTCCTATCTCAAGAATTAGGTTCTGATATGGGATTAATGCAGATGGATCAAGCTTCTGCACACCAAGCTTTGGCACTGTCTTGCCCTGAAAATATTATTCCCATTTTTCAACCATCTCAGTCTCCTCAACTTAACCCCATCAAGCGATTATGGCAGTTTATTAAACGTCAGTTCAAAGGTGAAAGTTTCTCACATCTCGACCAATTGCGTCAAGGAGTTCAACATGAATTAGCTCAATTATCTTCTGAGGTCATCTCCTCTTTGACCAGTTATGATTTCATCCTTGAAGCTCTGTTTCATCAAGCTTTATTCTGTGCAGCCTCATAGAGAATTGGTATTAATGAGAATAGTATGATTAAAATGGCAATAGAGTGAGAGAATAAAGTTTTGTAAAGAAGATAAAAGAAAAGAAAATTTAATGATTTAAAAATTAAATTAGAACAGAAGAAGAAATGATTTAATCACAATGGGAGTTGTGGATAATTCTGTTGTGAAATCAAAGCTTCAAAAAATGGAAATTCAAAACCTAGACCATTTAGGCATCGTAGCAGGAATAATAGACGCCATAGGAGTAGTAGAAATAACCCTTGAAATTGGAGAGAAAGTAAGTCCGGGTCATGTAGTAAAACCCATGATAATCAACGGGTTAGGATTTGTATAAAAACCCTTATATATCTTTCCACAAGATTTTAAAACAATAGCCTGTGACCATCTAATAGGAGCAGGAGTAACACCAGAATATCTCAAGGACGATAAACTGGGGAGAGTCATG
It encodes the following:
- a CDS encoding transposase encodes the protein MITARGVKPVVRVQWPRKAFWLYGVVEPTSGWHFCQEYPHLNSENFQKFLDVLSQELGSDMGLMQMDQASAHQALALSCPENIIPIFQPSQSPQLNPIKRLWQFIKRQFKGESFSHLDQLRQGVQHELAQLSSEVISSLTSYDFILEALFHQALFCAAS
- a CDS encoding winged helix-turn-helix domain-containing protein gives rise to the protein MLSQLISKLESPQRFSSYRQIVEWLEQEWHVQVKYKTVYSLVPYKLGAKLKVPRPISSSQDEQAINLFKKTSPLPW
- a CDS encoding helix-turn-helix domain-containing protein translates to MARPFNLEVQESAEYLSKSLKNARTALDKERLQMLWWIKTEQVTQHQEVSRRLGRDGSTITGWLQRYGKGGLSSL